In the genome of Tautonia marina, one region contains:
- a CDS encoding pyridoxal phosphate-dependent aminotransferase yields MPRLSSLAQNLTTETAFSVLAVARSLKAAGKEVIELEIGDSPFPSTPHAKAAGIQAIQEDRTGYCPSLGLPEFRRAAASFVGREFGIEADLDHVIVASGAKPFETYFAEALLEPDDGVLIFGPQFPTYIPNLQRVGARPVLVPLRAEDRFRPRPEQVAEFLKSDARPRAIFLNSPHNPTGGVATGEDLDAIAELIRGTNLVVLSDEPYCHMVWEGRHESLLARPGMMEHVVAAYTMSKSYSMSGWRLGFAVAHPEIVQAMGKLINTSASCSPPFVQLGALAALEEDLDTRNDYMDRFRRKVERLSDGLATIEGISVERPAGTFYVFPDVRAVCNRLGLTSHGLAMFLLEGADDAFGVACLGGECFGPAGAGFLRFSCAEPDDKIDQALAFLPEALTRVDRARAYRESHPEHVLGQPYPESSSAR; encoded by the coding sequence TCGCCTCAGCTCTCTGGCTCAAAACCTGACGACCGAGACCGCGTTTAGCGTCCTGGCCGTCGCCCGATCACTCAAGGCCGCCGGCAAGGAAGTCATCGAGCTGGAGATCGGCGACAGCCCCTTTCCGAGCACTCCTCACGCGAAGGCTGCCGGAATCCAGGCCATCCAGGAGGACCGGACCGGTTACTGCCCGAGCCTTGGACTACCGGAGTTCCGCCGCGCCGCGGCAAGCTTCGTGGGTCGAGAGTTCGGGATCGAGGCCGATCTCGACCATGTGATTGTGGCCTCTGGAGCCAAGCCGTTCGAAACCTATTTTGCCGAGGCCCTTCTTGAACCCGACGATGGGGTTTTGATCTTCGGGCCTCAGTTTCCGACCTACATTCCCAACCTTCAGCGCGTCGGGGCTCGGCCGGTCCTCGTGCCGCTCCGCGCGGAAGACCGGTTTCGCCCGAGACCGGAACAGGTGGCCGAGTTCCTCAAGTCCGATGCTCGTCCCCGCGCCATCTTCTTGAACTCCCCCCACAACCCGACCGGTGGCGTGGCAACGGGAGAAGACCTCGACGCGATCGCCGAGCTTATCCGAGGAACCAACCTCGTGGTTCTGTCCGATGAGCCGTACTGCCACATGGTCTGGGAAGGGCGGCATGAGTCGTTGCTTGCCCGACCCGGCATGATGGAGCATGTCGTCGCGGCCTACACCATGAGCAAGTCGTACAGCATGAGCGGCTGGCGGCTTGGTTTTGCGGTGGCCCACCCCGAGATCGTGCAGGCAATGGGCAAGCTGATCAACACGTCAGCCTCCTGCAGCCCTCCCTTCGTGCAACTCGGGGCTCTGGCGGCCCTGGAGGAAGACCTCGACACGCGAAACGATTACATGGACCGCTTCCGTCGCAAGGTTGAGCGCCTCTCTGACGGGCTGGCGACGATTGAGGGAATCAGCGTCGAGCGGCCCGCGGGCACCTTCTATGTCTTCCCCGATGTTCGAGCCGTCTGCAACCGGCTCGGCCTCACCTCGCACGGTCTGGCAATGTTCTTGCTCGAAGGGGCCGACGACGCCTTCGGCGTGGCCTGTCTGGGAGGAGAGTGCTTCGGTCCGGCCGGAGCCGGCTTCCTCCGGTTCAGCTGCGCAGAGCCGGACGACAAGATTGATCAGGCGCTCGCGTTCCTCCCTGAGGCCCTGACCCGAGTTGACCGAGCCCGTGCGTATCGAGAATCTCATCCCGAGCACGTTCTCGGTCAACCGTATCCCGAGTCATCATCGGCCCGATGA